The Huiozyma naganishii CBS 8797 chromosome 1, complete genome genome window below encodes:
- the OAC1 gene encoding Oac1p (similar to Saccharomyces cerevisiae OAC1 (YKL120W); ancestral locus Anc_2.451): protein MSTERVQKPIEKTAAQKISKFGSFVAGGIAACCAVTVTNPIELVKIRMQLQGELAAVGQGIYKNPIQGISVIYKNEGFKACQKGLVSAYFYQIALNGSRLGFYEPIRLTLNRTFFPAQESHKVQNVGINMFSGASSGVIGAIIGSPLFLVKTRMQSYSSSIALGDQTKYTGVWNGLSTIFREGGVRGLFKGVDAAILRTGAGSSVQLPIYNTAKNILLRNDLMENGPALHLTASTISGMGVAVVMNPWDVILTRIYNQKTNKYKGPIDCLVKTVKIEGITALYKGFEAQVFRIAPHTIICLTLLEQTMNFVYTVERTVLGHS from the coding sequence ATGAGCACGGAAAGAGTTCAAAAGCCAATCGAGAAGACGGCGGCTCAGAAGATATCCAAGTTTGGGTCGTTTGTTGCCGGTGGGATTGCAGCGTGTTGCGCTGTGACTGTCACAAACCCAATCGAGCTGGTCAAAATTAGGATGCAACTGCAGGGTGAATTGGCCGCTGTCGGGCAAGGTATTTACAAGAATCCAATCCAAGGTATATCCGTAATTTACAAGAACGAGGGGTTCAAGGCGTGCCAGAAGGGTCTTGTCTCTGCGTACTTCTACCAGATTGCCCTGAACGGGTCTAGGCTAGGTTTCTACGAGCCCATTAGACTCACATTGAATAGAACATTCTTCCCAGCGCAGGAGAGTCACAAAGTGCAGAATGTAGGTATCAATATGTTCTCCGGTGCGTCGTCCGGTGTCATTGGGGCTATCATTGGTTCCCCACTGTTTTTGGTGAAGACGAGAATGCAGTCTTACTCCAGTTCTATTGCCTTGGGTGATCAAACTAAATACACGGGTGTCTGGAACGGTCTATCTACCATCTTTAGAGAAGGTGGGGTCCGCGGGCTGTTCAAAGGTGTAGATGCGGCTATTTTAAGGACAGGTGCTGGGTCTTCTGTCCAACTGCCCATTTACAACACTGCCAAGAACATCTTGCTGAGGAACGATTTGATGGAAAACGGGCCCGCGCTGCATTTGACTGCGAGTACGATCTCCGGTATGGGTGTTGCCGTTGTGATGAACCCATGGGACGTTATTCTGACCAGAATCTACAACCAAAAGACGAACAAATACAAAGGTCCAATTGACTGTTTAGTCAAAACTGTTAAGATCGAGGGTATAACAGCCCTGTACAAAGGGTTTGAAGCACAAGTCTTTAGAATCGCTCCACACACAATCATCTGTTTGACTTTATTGGAACAAACGATGAACTTCGTCTATACCGTTGAAAGGACAGTTCTGGGACACTCGTAG
- the SRP21 gene encoding signal recognition particle subunit SRP21 (similar to Saccharomyces cerevisiae SRP21 (YKL122C); ancestral locus Anc_2.449), whose amino-acid sequence MSIKPIDTFITNGVRLFEVNPSQSAFSITYKPPVVKSDKGAEKKVSKKCTKVAFRFNNAHLATNYSFDTNKSKDVSRLLNSLGPRGVSIANGKTNPISKKQKQKQIVGLSRLIVNTDVKEYVAPVPKKGTAATASSNNAATESQARKKKNKKNKKKR is encoded by the coding sequence aTGTCCATCAAACCAATTGACACCTTCATCACAAACGGTGTTCGGTTGTTCGAAGTGAACCCATCGCAATCCGCGTTTTCAATCACATATAAACCGCCAGTGGTGAAATCTGACAAAGGtgctgaaaagaaagtatCGAAGAAATGCACTAAAGTGGCATTCAGGTTCAATAACGCACATTTGGCGACCAATTACTCCTTTGACACCAACAAAAGCAAGGACGTTTCCCGTCTGTTGAACTCCTTGGGACCCAGAGGTGTCTCTATCGCAAACGGGAAGACAAACCCAATAAGcaagaagcagaaacagaaacagattgTAGGACTGAGCAGACTGATAGTCAACACGGATGTGAAGGAATACGTAGCACCTGTGCCCAAGAAGGGAACCGCTGCAACGGCAAGTAGTAATAATGCTGCGACGGAATCGCAA
- the DGR2 gene encoding Dgr2p (similar to Saccharomyces cerevisiae YKL121W and YMR102C; ancestral locus Anc_2.450): protein MFQLGSSSNGKSSNANALRSGSENKSVTYTTAHGNIKDSTANKGKQDSSILTQSIDVKNTNQNTRKTETKPRAKIKRNIFNMNQTDADRPSRRDSSSSYTSTSSTDSAGVHVPGSGKPQPTMTNSSDELSSGLEKEYSADIRPLKFKMNKSPMTSSSAEMGKRAQRSHYAMHEALFKPGYNGSPNSSVHSPMGNNIISYPWSYNFIDKQQFTGYLEQPKYIKVFHKRKNIGAFKRLFLAQELHTDENNATISLESGPHQGRPLNPRLSVASASAATTSVGNRKAVWTIKFSINGKYMSTGNKDGSVRIWKVISSPVERWELDTVEDAQNLMKVKTQALKKPRASTSSIDPHDRNLGAGSTYVDGVDATDKSESTNLYAPVFNPKPVRTYREHTQDVLETDWSKNDFLLTASMDKTVKLWHPAKKASLGNVSPSRFCHFGAVPSSRRQVFVSTCLDHKCRLWSIVDSELCFEFDCQDLITSLAVSEDGAYTFVGTFNGFIHILATNPLKCLTSFHIKDRNTQGIHSKPVGSGGEAGSKKGKEHRGPRVTGIECFSVNGNTANRKLLITSNDSRIRVFDMNTRKVIEYLKGLHSASSQHIAQFVPWNNKPVVVCSSDNHWIYAWELMSEEFQLKPDLGSVNLEESIRGQPSMEQILKQEEIFDREKHPKGKNKPRIPFFHNPFKLLSNNSSNADVTAKKNSKYASFHAHHRPVTNVVVAPVATAKTLSLSNDFICELTLQFIKEATMGDTESASTVSSSTRSLGKKKNKENATDSVKISPKRSVPDVVHAIGPIIVSSDNNGTIRVFRVDMSKKIRLDILKQMKEIEKLPNTLDKKEAPSYFDDALVGQCLNNSSGRTHAESPLHHVENRSSTEYDSTTPKGKTSRSGTSARNNLFSRSQNSLVSVRSTGKSGSVVMDETNALLNTKIAPAGSTRNTRTIDSLGTLRLRCDVCNGTKFERLRRNSLGQRELGYYCVDCGTLLNNFR, encoded by the coding sequence ATGTTCCAATTGGGTTCATCCTCCAATGGTAAAAGTTCCAATGCAAACGCTTTACGCAGTGGTTCAGAAAACAAGTCAGTTACTTATACGACGGCTCACGGTAACATAAAGGACTCAACTGCAAATAAGGGGAAACAGGACAGTTCAATTTTGACCCAGTCCATTGACGTCAAGAATACCAACCAGAACACCAGAAAGACAGAAACGAAACCAAGGGCAAAGATAAAAAGGAATATCTTCAACATGAACCAAACAGATGCAGATAGGCCTTCGCGCAGGGATAGTAGCAGCAGTTACACCAGTACCAGCAGTACTGACAGTGCCGGTGTTCATGTCCCGGGTAGCGGGAAACCGCAGCCCACCATGACAAATAGCTCGGATGAGCTTTCCAGTGGGCTCGAGAAGGAATACTCCGCCGATATCCGGCCTTTGAAGTTTAAAATGAACAAGTCGCCGATGACGTCTTCCTCAGCAGAGATGGGTAAGCGCGCACAGCGATCGCACTATGCGATGCACGAAGCCCTCTTCAAGCCAGGGTACAATGGCAGCCCAAACTCAAGTGTACATTCACCAATGGGGAACAATATCATCTCGTACCCTTGGTCATACAACTTTATCGATAAACAACAATTCACAGGCTACCTCGAACAACCGAAGTAcatcaaagtgttccataaaagaaagaatataGGAGCCTTCAAAAGACTATTCTTGGCACAGGAATTGCACACGGATGAAAACAATGCAACAATTTCTCTCGAGAGTGGACCCCACCAGGGCCGCCCACTTAACCCAAGATTGTCAGTCGCATCAGCATCAGCAGCCACAACTTCCGTGGGGAACAGAAAAGCCGTCTGGACCATCAAATTCAGCATCAACGGTAAGTACATGTCGACGGGGAATAAAGACGGTTCCGTCAGAATATGGAAGGTCATCAGCTCCCCCGTGGAACGGTGGGAGCTGGACACGGTAGAGGACGCGCAGAACCTAATGAAGGTGAAAACTCAGGCGTTAAAGAAACCCCGCGCAAGTACCTCCAGCATAGACCCGCACGATCGTAATCTTGGGGCGGGATCCACATATGTCGACGGGGTAGACGCAACGGATAAGTCTGAGTCGACAAATCTGTATGCCCCCGTCTTCAACCCAAAACCCGTGAGAACGTATAGAGAGCACACACAGGACGTTCTTGAGACAGACTGGTCCAAGAATGATTTCTTGTTGACAGCATCAATGGATAAAACGGTCAAACTATGGCACCCTGCGAAGAAAGCATCCTTAGGAAACGTTTCTCCATCCAGATTTTGTCACTTCGGTGCGGTTCCATCCTCGAGACGACAGGTCTTCGTTTCTACGTGCTTGGACCACAAGTGCAGGCTGTGGTCCATCGTCGATAGCGAGCTGTGCTTCGAGTTTGACTGTCAAGATCTCATAACGTCATTGGCGGTCTCAGAGGACGGCGCCTACACATTCGTAGGCACTTTCAACGGGTTCATACATATTCTTGCTACAAACCCACTCAAGTGTCTGACATCCTTCCACATAAAAGATAGAAATACACAGGGCATCCATTCCAAGCCCGTGGGTAGTGGTGGAGAAGCTGGCAGTAAGAAGGGTAAAGAACACCGCGGGCCTCGTGTTACAGGGATTGAATGTTTCAGTGTCAACGGGAATACGGCAAATCGTAAGTTACTGATTACCTCAAATGATTCAAGAATAAGAGTGTTCGACATGAACACGAGGAAAGTCATCGAGTATCTTAAAGGTTTGCATAGTGCGTCGTCGCAGCATATTGCACAGTTTGTGCCTTGGAACAACAAACCCGTGGTGGTTTGTAGCAGTGATAACCACTGGATATATGCGTGGGAGTTGATGTCTGAAGAGTTCCAGCTGAAACCAGATTTGGGATCTGTAAACTTGGAGGAATCTATCAGGGGGCAGCCCAGCATGGAACAGATACTGAAGCAGGAAGAGATTTTCGACAGGGAGAAGCACCCGAAAGGGAAGAATAAGCCGCGAATACCTTTTTTCCACAACCCGTTCAAGCTTTTGTCGAACAACTCGTCTAATGCGGATGTGACAGCCAAAAAGAACTCAAAATACGCTTCCTTCCATGCACACCATCGTCCCGTGACCAACGTCGTGGTGGCACCAGTGGCGACAGCAAAGACACTTTCCCTGTCGAATGATTTTATCTGTGAATTAACGTTGCAATTTATCAAGGAGGCTACTATGGGCGACACTGAGTCGGCTTCCACCGTTTCGTCCAGTACTCGGTCCCTcggcaagaagaagaataaagaAAATGCCACGGATTCTGTCAAGATAAGCCCGAAGAGAAGCGTTCCCGACGTCGTTCATGCGATTGGTCCCATCATTGTCAGCAGCGACAACAATGGCACAATCCGTGTCTTTCGAGTGGACATgtccaaaaaaatacgGCTCGATATTCTGAAACAGATGAAGGAAATAGAGAAACTGCCCAACACCCTGGATAAAAAGGAGGCGCCGTCCTATTTTGATGACGCACTCGTTGGCCAGTGTTTGAATAATTCAAGTGGACGTACACACGCTGAGAGTCCATTGCACCATGTTGAGAACAGGTCTTCGACGGAGTACGACAGTACGACTCCCAAGGGTAAGACATCGAGATCCGGCACGAGCGCCAGAAACAATTTGTTCAGCCGGTCACAAAATAGCCTTGTCTCTGTAAGGTCCACGGGGAAGAGTGGATCTGTGGTTATGGATGAAACCAACGCGTTGTTGAACACCAAGATTGCCCCAGCGGGGTCCACAAGAAACACACGTACAATTGACAGTCTGGGGACACTGCGTCTAAGATGCGACGTTTGCAATGGAACCAAGTTTGAAAGGCTACGCAGGAACTCACTGGGACAGAGAGAGTTGGGATACTACTGTGTTGACTGTGGGACACTGCTCAACAACTTCAGGTAG